One genomic window of Candidatus Nitrosopumilus sediminis includes the following:
- a CDS encoding tetratricopeptide repeat protein produces the protein MGLFGSKDNIEDLMYNAMSLMEKNQPKGAISLFNKILKQESKNTSALFNKGLALNQIKKYSDAITCFDILLEINPKDAQAWNNRGIAMAENGNIQAAAECYDKAIESDPKNASSYFNKGVLLDKLQEHEEALESLEKAISMDPRKPNAMIYKGIILGKMKRHEEALNCFSNVCKKYPNNQDAFFQKGVQLAELGHHEKALDVFDEILKKFKDNVNVIYAKSRSKAALGQHPESLELLKQAVSKNPKVIRSWAKEEPIFVKLHSNDQFRKLVKL, from the coding sequence ATGGGATTGTTCGGATCTAAAGATAACATCGAAGATTTAATGTATAATGCAATGTCACTGATGGAAAAGAACCAGCCAAAAGGAGCAATATCACTTTTTAACAAAATTCTAAAACAAGAATCTAAAAACACTTCAGCGTTATTTAACAAAGGTCTTGCATTAAATCAAATAAAAAAATATAGTGACGCTATCACATGTTTTGATATTTTATTAGAAATCAATCCAAAAGATGCCCAAGCTTGGAACAATAGAGGCATAGCAATGGCAGAAAACGGCAACATTCAGGCAGCTGCTGAATGTTATGACAAAGCAATTGAATCAGACCCAAAGAATGCATCATCTTATTTTAACAAAGGTGTTTTACTTGACAAACTGCAGGAGCACGAGGAGGCATTAGAATCATTAGAAAAGGCAATATCAATGGATCCAAGAAAACCAAATGCAATGATCTACAAAGGGATCATACTAGGAAAAATGAAAAGACATGAAGAGGCATTAAATTGTTTTTCAAATGTTTGTAAAAAATACCCAAACAATCAGGACGCATTTTTCCAAAAAGGCGTCCAGCTAGCAGAACTAGGACATCATGAAAAAGCATTAGATGTGTTTGATGAGATTTTAAAGAAATTCAAAGACAATGTAAATGTCATTTATGCAAAATCAAGAAGCAAGGCAGCACTTGGGCAACATCCTGAATCCCTAGAATTGTTAAAACAAGCAGTATCTAAAAACCCCAAAGTGATTCGGTCGTGGGCAAAAGAAGAACCAATATTTGTTAAATTACATTCAAATGATCAATTCAGAAAACTAGTAAAGCTATAG